The genomic stretch GAGAGTACATTCCTGACCTAGCTTAGCCTAACAGAGTCCAAGTCTCTTGAGTCACCTGAGCCCTAACCGAAGCTCCTCAATCTAACCTTGCAATattaccatccatccaaccattcaagcttTCATCAAATCCAAGCATTAACATTttgcaacattcattcccttctcaaccccctcgCTCTTCATAAACATGAGCATTacattgcatttcatcattttctcgtaTTGAACTGGGAAACGTATGCTCTATGTCtcgtcgatatcatcaaagttggCCCACCAGAAACTTAGCCAGTTAgctgttattttttttataaacattAGTATCACATCgcattccatcattttctcatatctaacTGTCATGCTTATGTTTTGTGCCTTGCCAATATAATTGGATCATGCCCACCAAAAACTTAACCAGTTAGCCGTTGTTTTATCATAAGTATTAAGCATCTCATAAATCACATTTTTACATATTCTGCATCATGCACTCAACTGGTTTGAACGTATGCTCTACGGCTTGCTGATATAATCAAATCATACCcatcaaaattttgaatcaaataattattattatcattacatTACATTTCAATAATCGTGTATgagaaataatttatttatttaaaaattagtCAAATTTTGTAAAGTAAAGACCAAACATATATACAAACATAGTAGGTACCTAACACATTTCTTCTTTATAACCGTAGTCCTTTATCCATGATCTCTATAAGATAAATTTGATGGTCATCTTAAAATTAAGGATCTTCAATTTCTTAATCTTAAGTGATTTTATAGAATTTAACCGACTATATATTTaaaagggaaaaggtactatgcgctcgacctcacgagtccgtcccatgaggtcaagctgtgtgaacCCCAttatgatgcgtttcgaacatctaccccatcagtcagatgcaccattccatcgtgggcctaggtctcaaaaatcaagtcaatccgtgacttgtgtgggccacaccacatacagaagtggggaggggccgtgcaccattaaaacattcataatcattttttgagcccaccgagatgtggtttgcaaatccagcccatccattatgtgtgtcccacttggatgagggttcaaaccaagttttagcattcaaaactcaggtgggccccaccaaatgcttttatatgttttaacggtgtcttcacatgattttagattgtATGGCCctcctgagttccgtatacggctgatttttgggatatcctataatttagaggggacccatcaaatgcacagtgttgatggtcggcacacatcacggtggggcccacatagcttgacctcacaggagcttattgtgaggtcgagcgcatggtaccttttccctgTTTAAAATAATTGGTTAGTTGCAACTCCGCTCAAGCATAACACTTGTAAAACTAGcaaatcaaaataataataataataataataaaccattaaatgaAACAATTCATAAAAAGCCACTTGATCCCCACCCGTATGGATCCTTATCGTCTACGTATGGGGCCCACTCATAATGTTTACGTAGAATCCAAACCTGTCATTTGACTCATCTATCAATGTTCGTCCCAAATAAAGAATTCCAGACTAATCCGTAAGTAAtgtggccacaccaaaggaatcaATAGGGAGCattggggagagtgatgcccaccatatAAACTTCCCCATGCAATATCGAGTCGAACGAGTTGTTTacacaccatccaacccattcattaggtgATCCACACCgggattaataataataataatataatatatatataaaaaaaagatagTGCGTAAAAATATAGATTTTAGGCTAGATTGTGCATTTCTCCCTATACGTCGCCCCCCCGAGATATGAATCAGGAGTATCTTAGTATTTATGGTGAAAAAAATATGAGTACCAACAgattaacggattggatttcacgtAAAAGTCAcggatggaccccacacagcccagTCGTATTGAAATTCACATGCGTCCGAGTGCATGTGATTATAGCAGCCGAAGCCTTTTGTGtacggagcagattaggtgttgcCCGGGTAACACCCACACCCTTaccgtatggggcccaccttgatgaatattttgtatatccacaccgtccatccgttttttcagctcattttagacgtgaTCCCAAAACAtaagcagatgcaaatctcaggtggaccacaccactggaaaaatcagttaatgaccattaaaaacttgtgaggcaaaaaagttttggatcaagctgatccttGTATTCtaccttcatccaaatctttttgacattatcaacaggttggatggttaatagaaattacggtgggccctagaacgcttttaacggtggacattcaatcaacactgtttcctgtggtatggtccacctaagatttggatctgcttaatttttgggaccacattcTAAACCggtatgaaaaaacagatggacggcgtggatatacaaaaaatcatcaaggtgggccccacggtaacacctaatccgctcctatgTAAACAGAGAATCCGAATCCGATTCGgaacagaaaaaggaaagaaaacaaagacAGAATCCCTCTCCTTCTCGGCTTCCAAATTCTCTTCGCTTTCCTTTCCTGGAACTTTCTTCTTCCCTTATTTCGAGAGGATTCTCTCGTTGTAAGTTTCCATTCCAGCCTTCCAGATAACAGATTTTTCAATTCaatctggagagagagagagagagagagagagagagattagctTATTGGGTTTTTGCTTTTTTTGTGATTGTAGGGTTTTGCTAGGGTTTAGATGGGGAGAGGGGGGGAGATTGCTTCTCTAAGGGGATTTAGGAAGAGAAGGAGAATTCGATCGGAAGATGAAAGTTCAGGTGAGTCGGATGAGGAATATGTGTTGGGAGAAGATGAATGTGGTGATTATAGTTCTGATGAATTGGGGGCGTCTGTTTCAGGATATTCATCTGATGAGAGCTTTGATTCTGTTACAGTGATGTGTTCTAGCAGCTCTGATGATGAGCGGGAGGTTGCACGATCGAAACCCAGAAAGGGTTTCTTGGGACGGAGGGAATTGAGGGTGGACCGAGGAAATTCTAGGGTTTCTAGGGTTTCGGACGATGAGGAGGACGGTGATGATGAGGCTAGGAAGGTTGTCCGATTGAAACCCAGAAAGGGTTTTCCAAGCCGGAAGGAACCAGGTTTTAAATGGCCACGTAGGAGACCTAAGGATTCTAGGGCTTTGGATGATGAGAATGACGATGATGTGGATTGGAATGTCATCCCGACAAAACCCAGGAAGTGCTTTTCAGGCCAAAGATTGGGGATTAAGCGGTCGCACAGACTCACTGAAGTTTTGGGCAATGGGGGAGAAGTTGAGGAAAAAGAATTTTCGGGTCTCCGGAAGTCGAGCGTTAGACAGTCGCAGAGCATTTCAAATAATTTGGAAGAAGATGGTGAGGACGGAGATGAAATTCAGACATCTGTCGAATCAAAACCCATAAAGGGTTTCTCAGGACAGTGGAAATCAAGAGCTATGCGCTCACAAACTATATATAGAGTTTTGGATGATGAGGAAGACGATGAGAACTACATGCCAGATGTAGATGACCATGTTGACACTGAGGAAGAGAGTCTGGTGagatctgatgaagatggagacgtcctggaagaaaatgagaaggaTGAGAGAAGGAAGAGGAGAGCTGTTGTGAATTCTGATTCGAATTGCATTGTTTCCAGATCTTCACACATCGAGCACACGAATTCAGAAGAAGAGAGAGATTTCGTAAGAGAAACGGTCAGCGATGGGGGTTTGACAACTTGCTTAACTAGTCCATCGTTGTTGAATAGATTGCAAGATGATATGAGCTGGAACCATCTTCGACGAAAAAGGTCGGTTATGCAGTCACGTAGTGTTTATACAGTGTCGCATGATGAGGAATCCATGCCAGATGCAGATGATTATGTAGAACATGAGAAAGAAAATCAGGTTTGGAAGAGAACCAGAGTGAGGCTACAAGGATCGGCTTCGAGAAGCATGGTGAGCTATGCTGATGATTTTGTTGTTGAAGATAGGATCATGAGGgaggagaataagaagaagagtCAAAGAAGGAATAAAAGTGCTGTTGTGCATTCCGATTCGGGTTTCGACACTCATGGGTCTTTGGATGCTGAATATACTGTGGTTTcagaagaagagagagatagtTGTGGGAATTCTACAACTTCCCCAAGAAGTCCATTGTTGAAGAGATTGCAAGTTGATTTGAGTTGGCACCATCTTCTAAGGAAAAGATCTGTGAGGAACAGGAAAGGGGAGTTGTACTGTTCGCGGCCTGATTTGGGGAAGCAAGTCTGCGGGATCTGCTTGTCGGAAGAGCACAACGGCATTGTTCGTGGGATACTGAATTCCTGCATCCACTATTTCTGTTTCACTTGCATAATGGAGTGGTCAAAGGTGGAATCCCGTTGCCCGGTATGCAAACAGCGGTTTTCAACCATTAGTAAGCCGGCACGGTGGGACGTCGGGATCGGTCTAACAAAGGAGGTGATATCTGTCCTGGAACGTGATCAGGTATCAAGCcatcttctcatttcttttcCATTGACAGAATCATGTGTGCTTTGCTTGATTTAGATGATTGATTCCTTCTGGAGTTTAGAACCAACAGCGTAAGTAAGAGTAAAACTCATGTACTAATAATTATAGAGGCCTGATGCACCAAAGCACATGGAGCCTGTGCAATCAGGGCCTGTGGTtgggtgatctagactgttggtCCAATGGGCCTCATTGTCGAGTTGGAACTCTATGATCAGTGGCCTATAAATAAGATTGTCAGAGAAAAAAGATGAGATGAACTcaattttaagtggcacccaaacaggccctgcAAAGGAACTTCATCGCCACTGTTCATCAAAGCACAATAACCACTAATAGGGAATTCAAATAGTAACAATGGGATGGGATGAGATAGGGTGATTGTCGTTTGATGAACAGTGGTGATGGAAGTTCTTTACAGGCCTGTAGCAACTGGGCACATCTGCTAAAATCTTGTTGGCACccaccatccatggtggggtccatcaattCAATGGCAGGGTCAATTGCACCACTAGGTGCATCGAGACACTTACCTAGACCTTATTATTCGTCCTTGACTATAAAGAAAATCCATTCTCTGTCTTCTCAACCTCTTTGATTTACATACAAAAAATCATGTGTTGTGTGCATGGTTAGACTGTTTTATCTTGTTAATTTGGTAAGAACGACCCATTTGATCATCGGCATCTGTGGGCTCCTGGTTTCTAGGTTTTGTTCCTCCTTAATCCAGATAATGTGTTCTTGGCAGGTTTATCAGCCTTCTGAAGAAGAGATGAGGGGCTATTTCGATCCATACGAAAATGTGGTTTGTGCAGTATGCCAACAAGGCGTACACGGGGACCTTTTGCTCCTATGTGATATCTGTGATTCCGCTGCACATACTTATTGTGTCGGTTTGGGATTAGAAGTACCCGAAGGCAACTGGTACTGTGAAGGTTGTATGCCCTCCAATCCTAGATATTCAGATATGCAAGTTCCGGATTACACTTGCTGTGATGGCTTGTGCATTGAGCAATCTGGAAATGGTATCAATGCAGAATGTCTCGAGTCCCATGTGCATTTCACATCTTCTTCCCAGCAGCATTCGGTGTCTCTACCAGAACAACCTTTTCCCAGTGAGATTGATGTGCTTTCCCCTCCTAGATGTCCCATGAGGCAAGATCGTCAAGCTGCATCCGTCATGTCAGAGGCGGGGCCATCGGGGCCATCGACCATCACAAGGAGACACAGGATACACATTCGGATCCCCAACAACCGGTAGAACTGGTGAACCCCATTCCAATAGTTCAGCCAGCTAGTGATGCCATCCTTTAGTACTAGCTTCTACATCGATCTTTTGATGAACAACATGCTACTCTCAAGGAGACTGCCGAGTGGCTGAATTGAGCGCACCAACAGCATAATCATCCCTAATAGGCTGCCATCGAACCATTCATTGTGCATAACCATGATCTCCCTTTCTTCTCTCAATTCTGATTCTTTTTTAGGACATCAGTCATTACATTGATAGAAATATTGTAGTAGAAATGAGCTGCATCGATCGGGACCCAAAAGTGTTCGGTCCATTCAACTGCAATAAAATAGGATTTGATTTTTGAGGGAATTATAGTTTGTATAGGAGCATCTGTGTATATACTGCCTATGAAGATGGTTTTCTTCCTCAAAAAGAGTACTCTCTTCTTTTTAGCGTTGGTTTCATGAAGATTGATGGGCAGTTTGCTCAATTGAACAGCTGTGGATTTTGACTGGGTCCAGGTTAGACAAGCAGCCGGTTTCGAGAAGAACTGGCCAACAAAATGGACTTGACCGCGAACTCGGAATGGACCCATTTCTAAATGGTCAGGCAGGCAATCCAAATCCACAAACAAACAGGTCCTATCGTTTTGTTCCTCCTCAGAGGTCTACGATTATTCCtatgcatatgaggcccacatggatTGGTGGTCCAAACCGTTAaaagtatggcccaccatcaatcaAACCTGGCCAAAAAAGCAGACCACTGGATCATCCAAACACAATGCACACCCTGGCCCAAAAACCAGGCTGGTCCACTAATCAGCTGGGTCACATTCGGTGCCGGGAATACAAAGATATTCTCTCAGGCAACGTTTCCCATACACGAGCTGTGGGCCTGATGAGCTACCTACCacctgatttttagggcattttCAGAGAAATGCCTATACCATCTGCATTCGTGCATAAGCTTTTTTTTACTAACAGGATGGAATGCAAACAATCTCACCATCTGGACGACCTGCCCGAACTTCTCCCTGATACATAGATGCAAGAAAACTGCTGTAAGATAACATAGAACCCGCGCAGCAGGCACATTATGCATTCTGGTTTAACATAGAACCCGCGCAGCAGGCACATTATGCATTCTGGTTTACCTGAAATTGAAGTTGAGCATAATCAAGTTTCACGTAAGGAGCCAtctggatgggagtaaatggaggtaaatgacaGATGCAATCTGTTTGGATATgagtaaatgcatgaaaataaaatgaaatgggagtaaatgggctTGCAAATGAGATCTCCTGTAAGAGAGGAGTTAGAAGTAAATggggggtgaaatgccttttttgaGCTCGTTGGAGAGTTGCACTAGTAAATAAAAGTGCCGCTATGCACTTgtccaccatacatgtggcacactaattgatattccaaaacaatcTAATTATCAGCTACATCACTAAAACCACACCAACAAAATAATTCAAACCGTCCAAAGGTTGACCATCTAAATATACAGTTAAAAAAACATcggcaagttgcttgtttgtgatccttacggTTGTGGCTGACCCGAGGCTCAAAATTTCGTCTTTTTTgcctaaagtatatatttcaatgggcttattataattattctattaaatatcacatatgtacacttattagagatattaaagctaATTTGGGATATCATATACATTtatgtgaatatattgaaaaaataCAATGCATTCCAATGCCTCCCATTTACTCCTATCCAAACAGAacatttggatttcaaatgcatttcatttactcccatgaGTAAAACTGAATAATGATTCTCCTATTCAAGCTCCAAACATTCAATAGGTGGGCTACACCTTCAagcaattgtggcccacctaataagtgtGCTGGCCAGATCTTTTAACCAAGgtcttgtagacaccccacctcaaGCTGATAAGCTGATAGAGTTTTGAACAGATGGATGAACGACCGAAACCTAACCTTAGAAGCCTAAACCCTAAGAATCCCAATCCCAACCGAACCCTGATCATAAACCCTAACTCTAGAAGCTTAAACCTAAGAACCCCAATCCCAActgaaccccaatcctaaaccttaaccctagaaacctaaaccctaggaaactcaatcctaaaccctaaacttggCCCATCCAACCCAGTCAACCCGGTCAGCCTAACCCGAAACCCTAGGAACCCAAAACCCTAGAGTCTTGAGTCAACTCACCCAATCAACTCACCTGATCAGCTAATCCAAGTTcataacccagtcaactcacctagttaagcccaaaactaAGCCTGAACCCAAGCCCAAAACCAATCCCAATCGAAGAGATGGTCAAAACTTACAAGCATCAACCCTCACAACAGAGCATCCACACGCTTAGAGGATGCTGTTTGCCAAAGCaaggagtccaagtggggaccaGCGGTAGCCTACTTGTCATTGGCCACGTGGCACTCCCCCTCTTTCGGGCAGCATCCCTCAAGCATGTAGGTTCCTCCTTTTTCGAACCTTAAGTGTGCGGTTAATGTGCATTTATTTCGATATCCACCTCGTTATCCAAAATTATCACATTACCaactcatccaacccatgagattatGTCATGTGACAATCTCCAATCACAGCCATTCAAATACATTTTACCATTAGGATCACCAGGAATTACAAGAAAATGGGTTGGGAGACTATAAGTAGCTCACATTCCCTTCTCATTTGGACACACACAAATCCCTTCTCATTAGAGAACAcatgcgcacacgcacacaccaagCATTAGAGAGTCTTCTCAATTCAAAAAGCTCACCCATTAGCCTTAGTCATCCTTCCACCAaggagtgagagagtgagagcccagccctggtctagcctagcctagccaaaGTTAAAGCCTCCTGAGCCACCTAAATTCAAATTTGAGCTACTCAATCTAGCCTTGCGACATTACCATTCATTCGACAGTTGTAGCTTTTATCAGTTTCATCAAATCAGTATATCAACATCATGAAACATTCATTCCATTCTCAACCCCATGCTCCTCATATACGTCGGCATCATAGTGCATTACATCATTTTCACGCATCTAACTGGCAGGCATATGCTTTATGGCTTACCAATATAATCATATTTTACCCAtcagaaaccttagccagttagccGTCATTTTAGCATATAGATTACATTACATCGTTTTCACCGTATCTGACTGACGTATGCTTTGATACCTACCGATATAATCACAGCGGGTCCACCATAAATTTTAGTCAGTTGGTCGTCGTTTTACCATAAACATCATTTGCACCTTGCACTTGATCATTTCGAATGTATGCTCTGCGACTTGCCCATATAATTGGATCCTGCCCATCAGAAATTCGGATTGATGAAACACGTTCACTATTGCACTGCATTACATTTGTTGCATCACATAACATTTGCAGTATGCTTCGCGACTTACCGATATAGTTGGATCCTATCCAACAGAAATTTGGATTGATGAAACACCTTTACTATTGCACTGCATTACATTTGTTGCATCACATAACATTTACAGCACGCAAGAACTATCCGTATTATTCAAAAATTGGTCAAATCTTGTGAAGTATAGACCGTACATTCGTACGGGCAAAgtgggtgcttaacaccttccctctttgtaactgcagtcccttactcagaatctctacAACGTAAACTTACGAGTCATCTCAGGGTTAGGGATCTTCGAGTCTTAAATCTTAAGCATTTCTACGAGCTTTAACCGACTATAGAGTAGTAATAATTGGTTAGTAGCGACCCTAGTCAAATATCACATCCTTTACCCCCATTACAAAAGCCCTCGAGCGAGGCAACCAGTAAAAGAATGAGAGTAGATCCCCCGTAACCTCAGGGAATCGCACTCTCCTCCAGCATCCATAGGTCTAtacaaagtgtggcccaccagatgaatgttTTGGACTGCACTTGTAGTGAATGGTTTTCGCATTGCGTCCTGCTAGCAAGGCCAAAGATTAATAAATGGAACACAATCGTAGTCCAAAAACCTGAAAGCTTTTACTCAATATCCAACCGGGTCAGGTTGACCAGAAGACTCAACCAAGTCTTTActcgactcaatatttaatagtttatatatatatagacacacacagtgggcataataattaaaaatgttagaagctataaaataaataaaattgtcaAAGTTAAACAAAACTGCAGCTGATGGGATGCTGGTAAGAAGCCTGCGCTTATTACCCATGTATTGAGTTCAAATTCAGTTGTTGGTAGTTTAATTTTTAACAAAATCCAAAGTTGATTGGCTTGACCTGGCCAGTGACTGGGTTTGGTTCATATCAAGTTGAACAAATGAATTTGGAGAGTCTAGTCGAGTGTCGAGTCTAGACCAAGTCGCACTCAGGAGCGAGTTGGCCAGAGACTCTGATCGAAATCccattgagttgagttgactcgactgAGTTACAAGTCCACCCACcgggttttagaactatggtgtCTATTTATGTACTCATGTATCACTACGCACTGTAATAAAATAGTATAATATACAGTAGAAgccaatttaaaaaagaaaaagggaaaacagCCTGATATCCTGAAGTTGGATGTCCAAGGCCTTTTCTTTTTGGAAGATAAGAGGAAGCATTTGCTACTATTTTGCATCTTTTTAACACAGTTCTTTTAAATCAATTCTATGAAATGAATGACAATGGCTTCTTTTTAATCAaatcccccccaaaaaaaaacaaTGTTTGTACATCCTAGTAGGATTCAGTGATTTGAGAGGGCTTTGCAGGCAGGAATTTGTAAAATCCACAGATTTCAAATCTACCCTGTTTGTTTTTTGTTCGGGGATTTGCAGAACCGTAGATTTCCCAAATCCACATATCCATAAATCCATCAACTTGGGGCAAATCGAAATCCACATATCCATAAATCCATCGACTTGGGGCAAATCGAAATCCAAACCCCGGGAAAAAAAAGACCCTGGGACTTGGCTAATCCTCAAAATCAGAGACCCTTTTAAAAGCAAGAGAAGTGATTTATTCCCTACAGATCAATGATCCATCCATAGATCTGTAACTTGATTCCCAAAGATTGAACTTTGGaatttgccaaatccaaatccaaagcAAATCAATGAGTTTGACAAGTTAATTGCATTTAACAAATTCACATTCTCGTTTCCTTGACCACAAACAGGGCCTAAAGGAAGATCAAGAAGCACATTTGCGTGCTCTATCGGGAAAATGATGAGATTTGAGATTGCTTAGCTTGCCGAAACAAACCCCAAATTCCACGAGTTTCTAATTTGACAATTATGAAACATTGcgctttttttatatataacgtTTATGATGACAAGAAAATTGAGATACGACCATCCGTTAAGACAAAGGATAATGGGAATATACAAGAAGACAAGGGAAGGATACACCCTACTTCTTGAGCAAATCTGCAATTGCGCTCGGGTGGGTCACTGAAAACATGATTGAATTCTACTGACAACGTCCCCAAGGCATCAATGATGCCCGTTTAAACCACAGACATTCGGAAGTATTTTCAACATGATCAACagtgcccaaaaaaataaaaataagaaaaccctGCAATACTCCATATAAAAACATCAGCAAAATACCTGAGGCAGAAACATAACTTGTGGGATCTATCACAAATTTTTCTGAGCAACAATTCTCTCTTGATTCTGCAAAAGAATGGAGCTATTAGTAACAGGTACAACATGGAAGCCAGGAAGTGGCTCACCTATTAGGATGTGGGCTCAGGCTTACAAAGAACAACACCAAAACAAGGGAAATGATGTGGTAGGGACAGATG from Magnolia sinica isolate HGM2019 chromosome 17, MsV1, whole genome shotgun sequence encodes the following:
- the LOC131231284 gene encoding uncharacterized protein LOC131231284, whose translation is MGRGGEIASLRGFRKRRRIRSEDESSGESDEEYVLGEDECGDYSSDELGASVSGYSSDESFDSVTVMCSSSSDDEREVARSKPRKGFLGRRELRVDRGNSRVSRVSDDEEDGDDEARKVVRLKPRKGFPSRKEPGFKWPRRRPKDSRALDDENDDDVDWNVIPTKPRKCFSGQRLGIKRSHRLTEVLGNGGEVEEKEFSGLRKSSVRQSQSISNNLEEDGEDGDEIQTSVESKPIKGFSGQWKSRAMRSQTIYRVLDDEEDDENYMPDVDDHVDTEEESLVRSDEDGDVLEENEKDERRKRRAVVNSDSNCIVSRSSHIEHTNSEEERDFVRETVSDGGLTTCLTSPSLLNRLQDDMSWNHLRRKRSVMQSRSVYTVSHDEESMPDADDYVEHEKENQVWKRTRVRLQGSASRSMVSYADDFVVEDRIMREENKKKSQRRNKSAVVHSDSGFDTHGSLDAEYTVVSEEERDSCGNSTTSPRSPLLKRLQVDLSWHHLLRKRSVRNRKGELYCSRPDLGKQVCGICLSEEHNGIVRGILNSCIHYFCFTCIMEWSKVESRCPVCKQRFSTISKPARWDVGIGLTKEVISVLERDQVYQPSEEEMRGYFDPYENVVCAVCQQGVHGDLLLLCDICDSAAHTYCVGLGLEVPEGNWYCEGCMPSNPRYSDMQVPDYTCCDGLCIEQSGNGINAECLESHVHFTSSSQQHSVSLPEQPFPSEIDVLSPPRCPMRQDRQAASVMSEAGPSGPSTITRRHRIHIRIPNNR